The genomic region CTCCTTTTTATCATTCAGATGATATCATCATTCCTAAAGTACCTACCCCAATATCTGGCAACTATGAGAATCTATCTGGTAGAATTATTGGAAGGTCTTCAATAACACAAGAACAAATCACTGCATATGATCAATTCATTATTATCCATGAAGACACAAATAACTTTAACAATAATGTTGATGAACATTTCCAGAAAATGATTGATGATGCTAAAGCTCTTTCTGATACTATTGATGGGGAGTGGATAGAAATTGATGATCCAATATTCACACATGAGATCATTATTTCTAATTATAATAATGGTACAATCATAAGAAGTAATGATAATTACACTCAAATCGAAGTTATTATCTCTTCTCCAGATGGGAATGAATCCCAATTATACCTCCAGATAAAAGAGACTGAAGACTTTACCCATACTATTTGCATCTTTCCTAATCTAGATGATTCAGATAGTTCCGCATCAATAGAAATTATTGAAACAAATGATTTTACATATACTAAATGTATAAGAAATATAAGTGTTCCAACGGGAATGGCCATTCAGCATTTTGTAGGAATAACTGATAAGTCTTCTGCAGATAATAAAACTGTAGGAAGAGTCATGATTGAAGAGGTCGAGTTGGGATATGAGTTTTCCTTTGAACCAGGAGATTTTTTAGATACTGATTACTTTTCACAAGATAATGAAGATTGGCCAAGAGGTGAAGGGTTTGAATTATACGGTTTTTTTAATGATACTGATTATTATTTAGTAACAAATGATGCTGCTTCTAGAATCTCTGAAGGTTATGTGGATCCCCAGAAATTGAAATTTATATACTCAAATGGAATCAATAATCAGAGTATAGGTTCTTTGGCATTTGATGCTTTTGATGAGCCGACTGGTATTGTTATTACGGATTGGGTATTTGAACCTCTTCAATAAGTTCAAATTTTAATGCGTAATTTCTTCCACATTACCGCCACCCATCCAGAATTCTATACAGTTCATGCACCAAAGCACTCCGCCTATCTCCGACAGGTATCCCTTTCAATTCCTTATTAATCTGGATGTGTCGGTTCAACACAGTCTTAAACTTATCTGATTAATTCCTTTTTCGAATCTAGGTCAAGTCATCCTCAATTATGGCTTCCAGAACCCTCACCGCGGAATATTCTGGGAAGGATGGTTGTTCTTAATTGGAAGAATGAGGGATTTTTTCATGCATCTCCTCCCAGAGTAGTTGAGGGAGGAGGTAGTTACCTGGCACCGCCGGAATCATTATGACCTCCGTACTCCCGTTTGAAGGCTGAGAGCTAGGAGCGGATTTTTGTGATTCTGTTGGATATTCCTTTCGGTGTTTTGAGGATGGTCATTTGGGAATCTCTTCAAGAGTTTTATTCTCATTTCCTGTTTTTGTAAATGAAAGAATCAGAGTTGCAAATTCAGCTGTAAGAAGGGAGAATAATCCCATACCTGTTATAACAAGAATAGCTGCCATAATTCTTCCACCTCCTGTTACTGGGTAAATATCTCCATATCCAACAGAAGTAAGTGTTGTAAAACTCATCCATAATACATCAGGAAATCCATTGATACTTTCATTGATTCCTTTTTCAAAGTTATACATTCCAAGAGAACAATATGAATAGATGATGGTTGTTAAGAAAAGATAAATCGAAAGAGCAGATCTGGATTTATTCTTAAGAAGGAACCTGAATAAAGGAGAAGCTCCTCTAAGACCTTTGAGAAGGCGAAACGACTTTGCTATTCTAAACAACCGGAAGAATCTTAATGGTCTTAGAATCTGAGTGAATGGAATTGATGCTAAAAGACCTATCCAGTTTTTCTTAATATACAGTTTCTTACTTTCAGATTTAAAGAGAAAGTAAAACCAATCAGTTAAGAATATGATGCAAATTGTAAAATCTATTCGGGACAATATAAGAGAAGTCGATTCCCTGAAAGGTACTATGATTTCGATAGCTAACTGACCTAGTACATATATAATTAGGAAAAGCATTATGAAGTCATACCATTTCTTAAAGTTTATTTT from Oceanispirochaeta sp. M1 harbors:
- a CDS encoding ion transporter — encoded protein: MDNNLTPKRSKINFKKWYDFIMLFLIIYVLGQLAIEIIVPFRESTSLILSRIDFTICIIFLTDWFYFLFKSESKKLYIKKNWIGLLASIPFTQILRPLRFFRLFRIAKSFRLLKGLRGASPLFRFLLKNKSRSALSIYLFLTTIIYSYCSLGMYNFEKGINESINGFPDVLWMSFTTLTSVGYGDIYPVTGGGRIMAAILVITGMGLFSLLTAEFATLILSFTKTGNENKTLEEIPK